The following nucleotide sequence is from Microbacterium arborescens.
GTCATCCGCTTCGTCGTCGCCGGAATCCCGGCCGCGATGGTCGGCTGGCTCGTCTTCGCATCGCTCGGCGGCAGCGCGGGCTGGGTGGCCGGCGGCTACATCGGCGCACTTCTGGGCGGCGCTGTCATCGGCCTGACGACCCTCGTGGTGTATGTCGGCCTTCTCGCCGTCCTGCGCGCACCGGAGCTCGGCACCGCGGTGCGGACGGTGCGGCGCATCCTCGGTCGCTGACACCCCTCCGCCACGGCCGCGGGGGAATGCCCCGCGGCTACCATGGGTTGGACGTGTCGGGGTATCCGCGACGCGGATTCCAGACCCCAGAAAGGGATGTCGACGTGCGACAGGTCATCATCATCGGATCCGGCCCCGCCGGCTACACCGCCGCCATCTACGCGGCGCGCGCGAACCTGAAGCCGCTGCTGATCGCGAGCTCGGTCGAAGCGGGCGGCGAGCTGATGAACACCACCGAGGTCGAGAACTTCCCCGGCTTCCCCGAAGGCATCATGGGGCCCGACCTCATGACCAAGATGCAGGAGCAGGCCGAGAAGTTCGGCACCGAGGTCCTGTACGACGACGTCGTCGAGCTCGACATCGACGGCCCCGTCAAGAAGGTCACGCTCGGAAGCGGCGCCACCCACGAGGCCGACAGCCTGGTCTTCGCGACCGGTTCCGCCCCACGCAAGATCGGCATCGAGGGCGAGAGCCGCCTGTCGGGTCGAGGCGTGTCGTATTGCGCCACGTGCGACGGCTTCTTCTTCCGCGAGCGCACGATCGCCGTCGTCGGCGGCGGCGACTCGGCCATGGAAGAGGCGACGTTCCTGACGAAGTTCGCCTCGAAGGTCTACGTCATCCACCGCCGTGACGAGCTGCGCGCCTCGAAGATCATGCAGAACCGCGCCATGAACAACGACAAGATCGAGTTCATCTGGAACTCCGAGGTCGCCGACATCCTGGGCGAGGATGCCGTCACGGGCGTCGTTCTGCGCGACACGGTCGACGGCTCGACCCGCGAGCTCGCCCTCGACGGCATCTTCGTCGCGATCGGATACGACCCCCGGACACACCTGGTCCACGGATCGCTCGACTTGACCGAGCACGGCACCGTGTGGGTCGACGGCCGCTCGTCGCGCACCTCGGTCGCGGGTGTTTTCGCCGCCGGTGACGTCATCGACCCGACCTACCGCCAGGCGGTCACCGCCGCGGGCAGTGGAACGGTCGCGGCTCTCGACGTCGAGCACTACCTCGCCGCCCTCGGTGAGGCGTCCGAGCCCGCCGCCGACAGCTCACCGCTGCGCGGCCGCCCCGACGAGGGCCTCGAGTCGCTCGTCGCCGAGACCGAGACGGTCTGACAGGAACAATTCGCCCGCGTACGTCGTTGACGTACGCGACACCCTTTCGAAGGAGATCACCATGACCGCCAAGGCCACGACCGAGAGCACCTGGCAGCAGGACGTCCTCGACGCCGATGGACCCGTCCTCGTCGACTTCTGGGCCGCGTGGTGCGGTCCCTGCCGCATGGTCGGCCCCATCCTCGACGAGATCGCCACTGAGCACCCCGAGAAGATCACGGTGCTCAAGCTGAACGTCGACGAGAACCCCAATCTCGCCATGCAGTACCAGATCACCTCCATCCCGGCGATGAAGGTCTTCAACAAGGGCGAGGTCGAGAAGACGATCATCGGCGCGAAGCCGAAGTTCGCACTCGAGCAGGACCTCGCCTCATACATCGGCTGAGATCTCAGGCGCTCTCACAGAAGCCCCGGTCGGATATCTAATCTGACCGGGGCTTTTTCGTGCTTCGAACGAGGACTATTCAACTTCAGGAGGCGTCTGCGCGTGTCGCGGCATCCCAACGCCTGTGGGGTTCGCTGCCGAGCAGTCGCCAC
It contains:
- the trxB gene encoding thioredoxin-disulfide reductase, giving the protein MRQVIIIGSGPAGYTAAIYAARANLKPLLIASSVEAGGELMNTTEVENFPGFPEGIMGPDLMTKMQEQAEKFGTEVLYDDVVELDIDGPVKKVTLGSGATHEADSLVFATGSAPRKIGIEGESRLSGRGVSYCATCDGFFFRERTIAVVGGGDSAMEEATFLTKFASKVYVIHRRDELRASKIMQNRAMNNDKIEFIWNSEVADILGEDAVTGVVLRDTVDGSTRELALDGIFVAIGYDPRTHLVHGSLDLTEHGTVWVDGRSSRTSVAGVFAAGDVIDPTYRQAVTAAGSGTVAALDVEHYLAALGEASEPAADSSPLRGRPDEGLESLVAETETV
- the trxA gene encoding thioredoxin, with protein sequence MTAKATTESTWQQDVLDADGPVLVDFWAAWCGPCRMVGPILDEIATEHPEKITVLKLNVDENPNLAMQYQITSIPAMKVFNKGEVEKTIIGAKPKFALEQDLASYIG